A section of the Streptomyces sp. NBC_01591 genome encodes:
- a CDS encoding carbohydrate kinase family protein, translating to MSTDIPGIDPLDGLRAPQDPDCDVFLTGTVFLDIIFTGLDSAPVRGTESWARGMGSSPGGVANMATALARLGLHTSLAAAFGDDHYGEYCWDALEQGEGIDLSMSHTVPGWHSPVTVSMAYEGERTMVSHGHEAPGPEGTHGTAISAGEPPFPRCPPRARAAVASLAPGRSEPWVATAARNGARIFADVGWDETGCWDLDALADLEHCQAFLPNAEEAMRYTRTDCPRAAAHALAERVPLAVVTLGAEGAYAVDSATGASAEVPAIEVEALDPTGAGDVFVAGFVTGTLANWPLADRLAFAGLTAALSVQEFGGSLSAPGWAEIAAWWQQIRTFADQDPAALQRYAFLEELLPAAARPWPLRRAVPTIGFRRPA from the coding sequence GTGAGTACGGACATTCCAGGTATCGACCCACTGGACGGGCTGCGCGCCCCGCAGGACCCGGACTGCGACGTCTTTCTCACCGGCACGGTCTTCCTCGACATCATCTTCACCGGCCTCGACAGCGCCCCGGTGCGCGGCACCGAGTCCTGGGCACGCGGCATGGGCTCCAGTCCCGGCGGAGTCGCCAACATGGCGACCGCCCTGGCCAGGCTGGGGCTGCACACCTCGCTGGCCGCCGCGTTCGGCGACGACCACTACGGGGAGTACTGCTGGGACGCCCTGGAACAGGGCGAGGGCATCGACCTGTCCATGTCGCACACTGTCCCCGGCTGGCACTCGCCGGTGACCGTCTCGATGGCGTACGAGGGCGAGCGGACGATGGTCTCGCACGGCCACGAGGCCCCCGGCCCCGAGGGCACCCACGGCACCGCGATCTCCGCCGGGGAACCCCCGTTCCCGCGCTGCCCGCCCCGCGCCCGCGCCGCCGTCGCCTCGCTCGCCCCCGGCCGCAGCGAGCCCTGGGTCGCCACCGCGGCCCGCAACGGCGCCCGGATCTTCGCCGACGTCGGCTGGGACGAGACCGGCTGCTGGGACCTGGACGCCCTCGCCGACCTGGAGCACTGCCAGGCCTTCCTCCCCAACGCCGAGGAGGCGATGCGCTACACCCGCACCGACTGCCCGCGCGCCGCCGCTCACGCCCTGGCCGAGCGCGTACCGCTGGCCGTGGTCACCCTGGGTGCGGAGGGCGCGTACGCGGTGGACTCGGCGACCGGGGCGAGCGCCGAGGTGCCCGCGATCGAGGTCGAGGCGCTCGACCCCACCGGCGCGGGCGACGTCTTCGTCGCCGGTTTCGTCACCGGCACCCTGGCGAACTGGCCGCTGGCCGACCGGCTGGCCTTCGCCGGACTGACCGCGGCGCTCTCGGTCCAGGAGTTCGGCGGATCGCTGTCGGCACCGGGCTGGGCGGAGATCGCCGCCTGGTGGCAGCAGATCCGCACCTTCGCCGACCAGGACCCGGCCGCGCTCCAGCGGTACGCCTTCCTGGAGGAGCTGCTGCCCGCCGCCGCCCGGCCCTGGCCGCTGCGCCGGGCGGTCCCGACGATCGGCTTCCGCCGTCCCGCCTGA
- a CDS encoding MFS transporter codes for MSSRPRAAWPLVAVFTAGYLAAYLLPTIVGRLSVYLGLSTAQAGLVGSALLLSSATAGFTLAGRVETYGPRRPARIGLVLAMVGYGCAALAGSVPLVVMGAMIGGFGSGTATAVAAAGIAAERDPHRTSSLGLLSVSATAGALYLTVPHLGGGHRLPFASIALVALLVWPATARLGGVTPTGSTAPVAGRLPHRRSGLVLAGGMLVWSMAQNALWGVSSRIGVDRVGLSEVTIGAVFAAALGAGLLGVMGAGLLGARLGRAVPIGLGTVIIAASIVLSSSAGNLAQFATGEILWNTIYPVVLSYLIGLAASLDVRGRWAVLAGSASSVGVACGPVLGSVLSEQAGYPVMGLILGAVTLLVAAPVTAVALHTGGRPLVPGSVRRRGGAPAALLAVTTGAVPGAVPRLGAPEQAVTEISLPVRRRRPVRNAFRTAGPAGGVGQSNAYASTSDR; via the coding sequence ATGTCCTCGCGCCCTCGCGCCGCGTGGCCCCTGGTCGCCGTGTTCACCGCCGGCTACCTCGCCGCCTATCTGCTCCCCACCATCGTCGGGCGGCTCTCCGTCTATCTCGGTCTCAGTACGGCGCAGGCCGGTCTGGTCGGCAGTGCCCTGCTGCTGAGCTCGGCGACCGCCGGGTTCACGCTGGCGGGCCGGGTCGAGACGTACGGGCCGCGGCGGCCGGCCCGGATCGGGCTGGTACTGGCCATGGTGGGGTACGGCTGCGCCGCCCTGGCCGGGTCGGTACCGCTGGTGGTCATGGGCGCGATGATCGGCGGCTTCGGCTCCGGCACGGCGACCGCGGTGGCCGCCGCGGGCATCGCCGCCGAGCGCGATCCGCACCGGACCTCGTCGCTCGGGCTGCTCAGCGTCTCAGCGACGGCGGGCGCCCTCTATCTGACGGTCCCGCACCTCGGCGGCGGCCACCGGCTGCCGTTCGCCTCCATCGCCCTGGTCGCCCTGCTCGTCTGGCCCGCCACCGCACGGCTCGGCGGCGTCACGCCCACCGGCTCCACCGCCCCGGTCGCCGGCCGGCTGCCGCACCGCCGTTCCGGTCTGGTGCTCGCGGGCGGCATGCTCGTCTGGTCCATGGCGCAGAACGCGCTGTGGGGTGTCAGCAGCCGGATCGGGGTGGACCGGGTAGGGCTCTCCGAGGTCACCATCGGCGCGGTGTTCGCCGCCGCGCTCGGCGCGGGTCTGCTCGGGGTGATGGGCGCCGGGCTGCTGGGCGCCAGGCTCGGCCGGGCGGTGCCGATCGGTCTGGGTACCGTGATCATCGCGGCAAGCATCGTGCTCAGCTCGTCGGCCGGGAACCTCGCCCAGTTCGCGACCGGCGAGATCCTCTGGAACACGATCTACCCCGTGGTCCTGTCGTACCTGATCGGCCTGGCCGCCTCCCTGGACGTACGCGGCCGCTGGGCGGTCCTCGCGGGCTCCGCGTCGTCCGTCGGGGTGGCCTGCGGGCCGGTCCTGGGCAGTGTGCTGTCCGAGCAGGCCGGCTACCCGGTCATGGGCCTGATCCTGGGCGCCGTCACGCTCCTGGTCGCGGCCCCGGTCACGGCCGTCGCCCTGCACACCGGTGGCCGCCCGCTGGTGCCGGGATCGGTGCGCCGCCGGGGCGGCGCACCGGCCGCGCTGCTCGCCGTCACCACCGGAGCAGTGCCCGGCGCCGTGCCCAGGCTGGGCGCGCCCGAGCAGGCCGTCACGGAGATCAGCCTGCCCGTGCGCCGCAGGCGCCCCGTCCGGAACGCGTTCCGGACGGCCGGCCCTGCGGGTGGGGTCGGTCAGTCGAACGCGTACGCCTCGACCTCGGACAGATAG
- a CDS encoding adenosine deaminase, with product MHLPKAELHLHIEGTLEPELAFALAGRNGVQLPYADTEELRTAYLFDDLQSFLDLYYALMAVLRTEEDFEELADAYLARAAAQGVRHAEIFFDPQAHTARGVPIGTVVEGLGRALDRSEEKHGISTQLIMCFLRDQSAESALETLEAVKPYLHRISAVGLDSAEVGHPPVKFREVYEAAGALGLRKVAHAGEEGPPEYIREALDVLGVERIDHGLRCMEDPDLVKRLVADRVPLTLCPLSNVRLRAVDTLEQHPLRAMMAAGLLCTVNSDDPAYFGGYVGDTFHAVHEALGLDREQLRTLARNSFEAAFLDHDEERRARYLSEVEAYAFD from the coding sequence GTGCACCTCCCCAAGGCCGAACTCCACCTCCACATCGAAGGCACCCTCGAACCCGAGCTGGCCTTCGCGCTCGCCGGACGCAACGGCGTACAGCTGCCTTACGCGGACACCGAGGAGCTCCGCACCGCCTACCTCTTCGACGACCTGCAGAGCTTCCTCGACCTGTACTACGCGCTGATGGCGGTCCTCCGGACCGAGGAGGACTTCGAGGAGCTCGCCGACGCGTATCTCGCCCGCGCCGCCGCTCAGGGCGTCCGGCACGCGGAGATCTTCTTCGACCCGCAGGCGCACACCGCCCGCGGCGTCCCGATCGGCACCGTCGTCGAGGGGCTCGGCCGGGCGCTGGACCGCAGCGAGGAGAAGCACGGCATCTCCACCCAGCTGATCATGTGCTTCCTGCGCGACCAGTCCGCCGAGTCGGCCCTGGAGACCCTGGAGGCCGTCAAGCCGTATCTGCACCGGATCAGCGCGGTCGGCCTCGACTCGGCGGAGGTCGGCCACCCGCCCGTCAAGTTCCGTGAGGTGTACGAGGCGGCCGGGGCGCTCGGGCTGCGCAAGGTCGCCCACGCCGGCGAGGAGGGCCCGCCCGAGTACATCCGGGAGGCCCTGGACGTCCTCGGGGTCGAGCGCATCGACCACGGGCTGCGCTGCATGGAGGACCCGGACCTGGTGAAGCGGCTGGTCGCGGACCGGGTGCCGCTCACCCTCTGCCCGCTGTCCAACGTACGGCTGCGCGCCGTCGACACCCTGGAGCAGCACCCGCTGCGGGCCATGATGGCCGCCGGACTGCTCTGCACGGTGAACTCCGACGACCCCGCCTACTTCGGCGGATACGTCGGGGACACCTTCCACGCCGTCCACGAGGCGCTCGGCCTGGACCGGGAGCAGCTGCGCACGCTGGCCCGCAACTCCTTCGAGGCGGCCTTCCTCGACCACGACGAGGAGCGCAGGGCGCGCTATCTGTCCGAGGTCGAGGCGTACGCGTTCGACTGA
- a CDS encoding ribonuclease Z, whose protein sequence is MSVRELVVLGTASQVPTRHRNHNGYLLRWDGEGILFDPGEGTQRQMLRAGVAAHDIDRICVTHFHGDHSLGLAGVIQRINLDQVPHPVTAHYPASGQHFFERLRYATAYRESVELTESPVAADGVLATTEAYTLSTHQLSHPVESYGYRLVEPDGRRMLPEKLAEHGIKGPDVGRIQREGALGGVTLDDVSERRRGQRFAFIMDTRLCDGVRVLAEGCDLLVIESTFLDEDERLATDHGHLTAGQAGRVARDAGVRHLVLTHFSQRYDDPAAFESQARAAGFEGELTVAQDLGRVPVPTRHP, encoded by the coding sequence GTGTCCGTACGCGAACTCGTGGTCCTCGGCACCGCCAGCCAGGTCCCGACCAGGCACCGCAACCACAACGGCTATCTGCTGCGCTGGGACGGCGAGGGCATCCTCTTCGACCCCGGTGAGGGCACCCAGCGCCAGATGCTGCGGGCGGGCGTCGCCGCGCACGACATCGACCGGATCTGCGTCACGCACTTCCACGGAGACCACTCGCTCGGCCTGGCCGGGGTGATCCAGCGGATCAACCTCGACCAGGTCCCGCACCCGGTCACCGCGCACTACCCGGCGAGCGGGCAGCACTTCTTCGAGCGGCTGCGGTACGCCACCGCCTACCGCGAGTCCGTCGAGCTGACCGAGTCCCCGGTCGCCGCCGACGGGGTGCTCGCCACCACCGAGGCGTACACGCTCAGCACCCACCAGCTCTCGCACCCCGTCGAGTCGTACGGCTACCGGCTCGTCGAACCCGACGGGCGCCGCATGCTGCCGGAGAAGCTCGCCGAGCACGGCATCAAGGGGCCCGACGTCGGCCGGATCCAGCGCGAGGGCGCCCTCGGCGGCGTCACGCTGGACGACGTCTCCGAGCGCAGGCGCGGCCAGCGGTTCGCGTTCATCATGGACACGAGGCTCTGCGACGGCGTGCGGGTGCTCGCCGAGGGCTGCGACCTGCTGGTCATCGAGTCGACCTTCCTCGACGAGGACGAACGGCTCGCCACCGACCACGGCCATCTGACCGCCGGACAGGCGGGCCGGGTGGCCCGGGACGCGGGCGTGCGGCACCTCGTGCTGACGCACTTCTCGCAGCGGTACGACGACCCGGCCGCCTTCGAGTCCCAGGCCCGCGCGGCCGGGTTCGAGGGCGAACTGACCGTCGCCCAGGACCTCGGCCGGGTTCCCGTGCCCACCCGGCACCCCTGA
- a CDS encoding histidine triad nucleotide-binding protein: MAGEPQPDCLFCKIVSGEIPATIVRETETTVAFRDINPQAPTHVLVIPRVHHPDAAALAAAEPAIAADILREAGQVAADEKIVDTGYRVVLNTGSGAGQTVFHAHAHVLGGRGLQWPPG, encoded by the coding sequence ATGGCAGGAGAACCGCAGCCCGACTGCCTGTTCTGCAAGATCGTCTCGGGTGAGATCCCGGCAACCATCGTCCGCGAGACCGAAACCACCGTCGCCTTCCGGGACATCAACCCGCAGGCCCCCACCCACGTACTCGTCATCCCCCGCGTCCACCACCCGGACGCCGCCGCGCTCGCCGCCGCCGAGCCGGCGATCGCCGCCGACATACTGCGTGAGGCCGGGCAGGTCGCCGCCGACGAGAAGATCGTGGACACCGGTTACCGGGTCGTCCTCAACACCGGCTCCGGCGCCGGCCAGACCGTCTTCCACGCGCACGCCCACGTCCTGGGCGGCCGTGGACTGCAGTGGCCCCCCGGCTAG